Proteins encoded together in one Oceanobacillus iheyensis HTE831 window:
- a CDS encoding YycH family regulatory protein, whose amino-acid sequence MKLETAKSLLLVVLIGTSMILTFGMWNYQADYDPLSERSVEGALNGVEKSVDDIVMPSEIIFKQEGNYYTHATPNLKEQFYNSLQELRITEMERLPAEEERTPSNYEIEVIFPQEVPFLLFDRILQLEDEAAPFPTFSIDRFYITFEPNSKSLQLEFISIDGREKVVAEVTSTARYEEVWDEMNRLQSEDYQRMTLIEGTENDFYIPREVPAMQPISIFFTQMNKSVLQEMLFENTSGIRGSATPGNGYLYATDVRQLTIERNVMEYIYLEQPEAISDLNLIENSIQNINGHSGFTEDFRLMNIDNNTITYQMYYDGHPVFQGSSSDISTIKQTHSNQHLLEYKRPAIYLDTTDIIRKTKKEMRSGEEILEELVDNEIDMDSVNDLKVGYKIQVETDDNGDYVSMEPEWFMKINNNWSAVPYYQPGAAAKGGD is encoded by the coding sequence ATGAAATTAGAGACTGCTAAATCATTACTTTTAGTCGTTTTAATTGGGACAAGTATGATTCTGACGTTCGGTATGTGGAATTATCAAGCTGACTATGACCCTTTGAGTGAACGATCTGTAGAAGGAGCTTTAAATGGAGTAGAAAAGTCTGTAGATGATATTGTTATGCCTTCTGAGATCATATTTAAACAAGAAGGAAATTATTATACGCATGCTACCCCTAATTTGAAGGAACAATTTTATAATAGTTTGCAGGAACTACGCATAACGGAAATGGAAAGATTGCCAGCAGAAGAAGAAAGAACACCATCTAATTATGAGATTGAGGTCATCTTTCCACAGGAAGTACCATTCTTATTATTTGATCGTATTCTGCAATTAGAAGACGAAGCAGCACCATTCCCTACTTTCTCGATTGATCGATTCTATATTACGTTTGAGCCTAATTCGAAGTCATTACAATTAGAATTCATTTCTATTGATGGACGAGAAAAAGTAGTGGCGGAAGTAACGAGTACGGCGAGGTATGAAGAAGTGTGGGATGAGATGAATAGGTTGCAATCGGAAGACTATCAAAGAATGACGTTAATTGAGGGTACCGAAAATGATTTTTATATTCCGAGAGAAGTACCTGCGATGCAGCCAATATCGATTTTCTTTACGCAGATGAACAAATCAGTACTTCAAGAAATGTTATTTGAAAATACTTCTGGAATAAGAGGATCGGCGACACCGGGAAATGGCTACTTATATGCCACAGATGTGCGGCAATTGACGATTGAACGTAATGTAATGGAGTATATTTATTTAGAACAGCCAGAAGCGATATCAGACTTGAATTTGATTGAGAATAGTATACAGAACATTAACGGGCATTCTGGTTTCACCGAGGATTTTCGATTAATGAATATCGATAATAATACGATTACGTATCAAATGTATTATGATGGACATCCCGTATTCCAAGGCTCATCATCAGATATCTCAACGATAAAACAAACGCATAGTAATCAACATTTATTAGAGTATAAACGGCCAGCTATTTATCTCGACACGACAGATATTATTCGAAAAACAAAAAAAGAAATGCGAAGCGGAGAAGAGATATTAGAGGAATTGGTGGATAATGAAATTGATATGGATAGCGTGAATGATTTAAAAGTGGGTTATAAGATTCAAGTGGAGACCGATGATAACGGGGACTACGTATCAATGGAACCAGAATGGTTTATGAAAATAAATAATAATTGGTCAGCTGTACCGTATTATCAGCCTGGTGCAGCTGCTAAAGGAGGGGATTGA
- the walK gene encoding cell wall metabolism sensor histidine kinase WalK: protein MNKVGFFRSIQLKFIIIYILLLIIAVQVIGSFFTDRLNEELTRNFKTTVGERVEMLSHNLEQAFARDRSEESGTIESLEEEIRRIINDINRGNASTTINVVDNQSRVRGTNVLDDQNQIGQKLAHPMVRDALLFNSTDDSIFYEKDTDSRVYVYVKPILGEDNMAVGAIFYKSSLEEVYGQIEDINNIFLQGSILAITISAIIGILVARTITKPIMEMREQALIMANGDFTQKVNVYGRDEIGQLAETFNDLNSRLKHSYATIEEERRKLSSILANMSDGVIATDNDGSVTLMNDAAAKLIGENPEDLIGDSVIDVLHLEGKEIDLSELHSNGSMIIDFSNEDTPFLIRANFSTVVDEEEEVTGFITVISDVTEQQKMEQERRDFVSNVSHELRTPLTTMKSYLEALSDGAWENKEIAPRFLDVTQKETNRMIRMVNDLLQLSKMDSDELPMHKQREEFTSYLYQVLDRYEMNKPESIHMEKNIPNTKAYVWMDRDKITQVLDNVITNAIKYSPDGGKIRVKLDIRRHYLLVSIQDQGMGIAYDKLDKIFERFYRVDKARNRKLGGTGLGLAITKELVEAHHGQIWAQSSEGKGTTILFTLPLMSSKRGDVR, encoded by the coding sequence ATGAATAAAGTAGGATTCTTTCGATCGATACAGTTAAAATTTATAATTATTTATATTTTACTCTTGATTATAGCTGTGCAAGTGATAGGATCCTTCTTTACGGATCGCTTAAATGAAGAATTAACAAGAAATTTCAAGACTACGGTTGGCGAACGTGTAGAAATGCTCAGTCATAATCTAGAGCAAGCATTTGCCAGAGATCGATCCGAGGAAAGTGGAACTATCGAGTCATTAGAGGAAGAGATTCGACGGATTATTAACGATATAAATAGAGGAAATGCTTCGACGACCATCAATGTTGTGGATAATCAAAGTAGAGTACGAGGAACAAATGTATTGGATGACCAGAACCAAATTGGTCAAAAGCTTGCGCATCCAATGGTTCGTGATGCGCTTCTTTTTAACTCTACGGATGATAGTATATTCTATGAAAAAGATACCGACAGTAGAGTTTATGTGTATGTCAAGCCAATATTAGGTGAGGATAATATGGCTGTCGGGGCAATCTTTTATAAATCTTCCTTAGAAGAAGTGTATGGCCAAATTGAGGATATCAATAATATCTTCCTCCAAGGTTCTATTCTCGCTATTACGATTTCAGCTATTATTGGGATTTTGGTAGCACGTACAATCACAAAACCTATTATGGAGATGCGAGAACAAGCTTTAATAATGGCAAATGGAGATTTTACACAGAAAGTAAATGTATATGGTAGAGATGAAATCGGGCAACTAGCAGAGACGTTTAATGATCTCAATAGTAGGCTGAAGCATTCCTATGCCACCATTGAAGAAGAGCGACGAAAGCTCAGTTCGATACTAGCGAACATGTCGGATGGGGTCATTGCAACAGATAACGATGGCTCTGTTACATTAATGAACGATGCAGCTGCTAAGTTAATTGGTGAAAACCCAGAAGATTTAATAGGAGATTCTGTTATTGACGTCTTGCACTTAGAAGGAAAAGAAATTGACCTAAGTGAATTGCATAGTAATGGTTCCATGATTATTGATTTTAGTAATGAGGATACACCATTCCTTATTCGAGCCAATTTTTCAACAGTGGTTGATGAAGAAGAAGAAGTAACAGGATTTATTACCGTTATTAGTGATGTTACCGAACAACAGAAAATGGAACAAGAACGTCGTGACTTTGTTTCCAATGTATCACATGAGCTGAGAACACCATTAACTACGATGAAGAGTTATTTAGAGGCATTGTCGGATGGAGCTTGGGAAAACAAAGAAATTGCACCGCGATTTTTAGATGTGACTCAAAAAGAGACGAACCGTATGATTCGTATGGTTAATGATTTACTTCAATTGTCCAAGATGGATTCGGATGAACTTCCTATGCATAAACAACGAGAAGAGTTTACAAGTTATTTATACCAAGTATTAGATCGCTATGAAATGAATAAGCCAGAATCCATTCATATGGAAAAAAATATCCCGAATACCAAAGCATATGTTTGGATGGACCGGGACAAGATTACACAAGTATTGGATAATGTCATAACGAATGCCATTAAGTATTCCCCAGACGGCGGGAAGATTAGGGTTAAATTAGATATTAGACGTCATTATTTATTAGTAAGCATACAAGACCAAGGAATGGGGATTGCTTACGATAAATTAGATAAAATATTTGAAAGGTTTTATCGTGTAGATAAAGCTAGAAACCGAAAACTTGGAGGTACCGGTTTAGGACTAGCGATTACGAAAGAATTGGTTGAAGCACATCATGGTCAGATATGGGCTCAGAGTAGTGAAGGGAAAGGCACAACAATTCTATTCACATTACCACTGATGAGCTCGAAGCGGGGGGATGTCAGATGA
- the yycF gene encoding response regulator YycF, translated as MSQKILVVDDEQPIADILQFNLEKEGYQVVVANDGDTAIELAESEKPNLILLDIMLPGKDGNEVLREVRKTQNIPVIMLTAKDAEIDKVLGLELGADDYVTKPFSNRELIARVKANLRREQVPDETVKTTKDIVIGDLIVHPDAYVVSRKGEEIELTHREFELLHYLARHIGQVMTREHLLETVWGYDYFGDVRTVDVTVRRLREKIEENPSNPLWIVTRRGVGYYLRNPEQE; from the coding sequence ATGAGTCAAAAAATACTAGTAGTAGATGATGAGCAGCCAATTGCAGATATATTACAATTTAACTTAGAAAAAGAAGGCTACCAAGTTGTCGTAGCGAATGATGGAGATACAGCAATAGAATTAGCAGAAAGTGAAAAACCGAACCTAATTCTGTTAGATATTATGCTTCCGGGAAAAGACGGGAATGAAGTATTAAGAGAAGTAAGAAAAACACAAAACATACCTGTAATCATGCTTACAGCAAAAGATGCAGAAATCGATAAAGTATTAGGACTGGAGCTTGGTGCGGATGATTACGTAACAAAGCCATTTAGTAATCGAGAGCTTATTGCACGTGTTAAGGCGAATTTACGTCGTGAACAAGTACCTGATGAAACAGTGAAAACAACCAAAGACATCGTTATTGGTGATCTTATCGTACACCCTGATGCGTATGTTGTATCGCGAAAAGGCGAAGAAATTGAGCTTACCCATCGTGAGTTCGAGCTTCTACATTATCTGGCGCGTCATATAGGACAAGTAATGACAAGAGAACATCTATTAGAAACCGTATGGGGATATGATTATTTCGGTGATGTGCGTACAGTTGATGTGACTGTCCGTCGTCTTCGTGAAAAAATTGAAGAAAACCCAAGTAATCCTTTATGGATTGTGACCCGAAGAGGTGTGGGCTATTATTTACGTAATCCTGAGCAGGAGTAG
- a CDS encoding adenylosuccinate synthase, which produces MSSVVVVGTQWGDEGKGKITDFLSQNAEVVARYQGGNNAGHTIKFDDVTYKLHLIPSGIFFEDKICVLGNGMVIDPKAFVEEVAYLHERNVSTDNLRISNRAHVILPYHLKLDILQEEDKGANKIGTTKKGIGPAYMDKAARVGIRVADLMDKDAFREKLVQNLKEKNRLFEKVYEADPIQVEEILDEYYAYGQKMAPYVTDTSVVLNDAIDEGKRVLFEGAQGVMLDIDQGTYPFVTSSNPIAGGVTIGSGVGPTKINHVVGVSKAYTTRVGDGPFPTELHDEIGNQIREVGREYGTTTGRARRVGWFDSVVVRHARRVSGITDLSLNSIDVLTGIETLKICVAYRYKGEIMKEFPASLKVLAECEPVYEEMPGWQEDITGAKSLDDLPENARHYLERVSQLTEIPLSIFSVGPDRSQTNVVRSVYRP; this is translated from the coding sequence ATGTCCTCAGTAGTTGTTGTAGGTACCCAATGGGGAGATGAAGGGAAAGGGAAGATTACAGATTTTCTTTCTCAAAATGCAGAAGTAGTCGCAAGATATCAAGGTGGTAATAATGCTGGACATACAATCAAATTTGATGATGTGACATATAAATTACATTTGATTCCATCTGGTATTTTCTTTGAGGATAAGATTTGCGTATTAGGTAATGGAATGGTAATTGATCCAAAAGCTTTTGTTGAAGAAGTTGCGTATCTTCATGAACGTAATGTATCGACGGATAATCTACGTATAAGTAATCGTGCTCATGTTATCCTTCCATATCATTTGAAACTGGATATTCTTCAAGAAGAAGACAAAGGTGCAAATAAAATTGGAACAACGAAAAAAGGAATTGGCCCTGCATATATGGATAAAGCGGCACGTGTCGGTATTCGTGTAGCGGATTTGATGGATAAAGATGCTTTCCGTGAAAAACTAGTACAAAATTTAAAAGAAAAGAATCGTCTATTTGAAAAGGTTTATGAAGCAGATCCTATTCAAGTAGAAGAAATTTTAGATGAATATTATGCGTATGGCCAGAAGATGGCACCTTACGTAACGGATACTTCGGTAGTATTAAATGATGCGATTGATGAAGGTAAGCGTGTGTTATTTGAAGGTGCACAAGGCGTTATGCTAGATATTGACCAAGGAACATATCCGTTTGTTACTTCCTCCAACCCAATTGCTGGTGGAGTAACGATTGGATCTGGAGTAGGACCTACAAAAATTAATCACGTCGTTGGTGTATCCAAAGCATATACAACTCGTGTAGGAGATGGACCATTCCCGACTGAGCTTCATGATGAGATCGGTAATCAAATTCGTGAAGTTGGACGTGAATATGGTACTACGACTGGACGCGCTCGTCGTGTTGGTTGGTTTGATAGTGTTGTTGTTCGTCATGCTCGTCGAGTAAGTGGTATAACGGACTTATCTTTAAACTCTATTGACGTATTAACAGGTATTGAAACACTGAAAATCTGTGTTGCCTATCGTTATAAAGGGGAAATCATGAAAGAGTTCCCAGCAAGCTTAAAAGTCCTTGCAGAATGTGAACCGGTATATGAAGAAATGCCAGGTTGGCAAGAAGATATTACAGGAGCGAAGAGCTTAGACGATCTTCCGGAGAATGCACGTCACTATTTGGAAAGAGTATCTCAATTAACAGAGATTCCGTTATCTATTTTCTCTGTTGGACCAGATCGTTCTCAAACAAATGTTGTACGTAGCGTGTATCGTCCATAA
- a CDS encoding glycine betaine ABC transporter substrate-binding protein, translating to MATWSLKRAGLISGLALSLFAAGCGSDDGENSGEGDSAEENKEIELAYVEWDTEVASTHVIGKVLEDLGYEVELTPLDNAIMWEAVANGEADGMVAAWLPNTHAEQYESYGDQVESLGVNLEGAKIGLVVPEYMDVNSIEDLSDEAGQTITGIEPGAGVVAASEDAVETYDNLDGWSVQTSSSGAMATALGSAIDNEEEIIVTGWSPHWKFQAYDLKYLEDPEGVFGDAETIETMVREGLEEDMPEAYTVLDNFQWDTAAMEEVMLNISEGADPEQAAADWVEANQDKVDEWTKDVE from the coding sequence ATGGCTACATGGAGCTTAAAACGTGCAGGTCTAATTTCAGGACTAGCATTATCATTATTTGCAGCAGGTTGTGGAAGTGACGATGGTGAAAATAGTGGTGAAGGAGATTCTGCTGAAGAAAATAAAGAAATTGAATTAGCATACGTGGAGTGGGATACGGAAGTAGCATCTACACACGTAATTGGTAAAGTACTAGAAGACTTAGGTTATGAAGTGGAATTAACACCACTAGATAATGCAATTATGTGGGAAGCTGTTGCTAATGGTGAAGCTGACGGAATGGTTGCAGCATGGTTACCAAATACTCATGCTGAGCAGTATGAATCGTATGGCGATCAAGTAGAAAGTCTAGGTGTAAACTTAGAGGGAGCGAAAATTGGTCTAGTTGTTCCTGAATATATGGATGTTAATTCTATTGAAGATCTTTCTGACGAAGCTGGACAAACAATTACTGGTATTGAGCCAGGTGCAGGTGTTGTTGCCGCATCGGAAGACGCTGTAGAAACATATGATAACCTAGATGGTTGGTCTGTTCAGACTTCTTCTAGTGGTGCGATGGCTACTGCTTTAGGTAGTGCAATTGACAATGAAGAAGAAATTATTGTAACTGGTTGGTCTCCACACTGGAAATTCCAAGCGTATGACTTAAAATATCTTGAAGATCCAGAAGGCGTATTTGGTGACGCTGAAACCATTGAAACTATGGTTCGTGAAGGTCTAGAAGAAGATATGCCAGAAGCATACACAGTACTTGATAACTTCCAATGGGATACTGCAGCGATGGAAGAAGTAATGCTTAATATCAGTGAAGGTGCTGATCCAGAACAAGCAGCTGCTGATTGGGTAGAAGCGAATCAAGATAAAGTAGATGAATGGACAAAAGATGTAGAGTAA
- a CDS encoding ABC transporter permease, with amino-acid sequence MSNESMLDIVPEIPLSQWTETTTEWIQEKFAFIFEPLKTYFGDFMDYVSEELLVGIPPVLFILIVAVIAFFVSGKKFGLAAFSIVGLWFVYNQGLWDALMSTVTLVLLASLLSVIVGVPIGILMSKSKIANTIFTPILDFMQTMPAFVYLIPAVAFFGIGMVPGVFASLIFATPPTVRFTNLGIRQVSKDLVEASDSFGSTGTQKLFKVELPMARSTIMAGINQTVMLALSMVVIASMIGAPGLGSQVLSSLQRASVGPGFVAGIGIVILAIIIDRITQNMNKEKE; translated from the coding sequence ATGAGTAATGAAAGCATGCTTGATATTGTACCAGAAATACCATTATCACAATGGACAGAAACAACAACAGAATGGATTCAAGAGAAATTTGCATTTATTTTCGAACCATTGAAGACATATTTTGGCGATTTTATGGATTATGTATCAGAGGAATTACTTGTAGGAATTCCACCCGTACTATTTATCCTCATTGTTGCCGTAATTGCATTTTTTGTATCGGGTAAGAAATTTGGATTAGCGGCCTTTTCGATTGTTGGTCTTTGGTTTGTATATAACCAAGGTTTATGGGATGCGCTAATGTCTACCGTTACCCTTGTATTATTAGCAAGTTTATTATCCGTTATCGTTGGTGTTCCGATTGGAATACTGATGTCAAAGAGTAAGATAGCGAATACCATATTCACACCAATTCTAGACTTTATGCAGACGATGCCAGCATTCGTATACTTAATTCCTGCTGTAGCATTCTTCGGAATTGGTATGGTTCCAGGTGTGTTTGCATCACTAATCTTTGCAACACCACCAACCGTTCGTTTTACGAATTTAGGTATTCGTCAAGTATCGAAGGATCTTGTAGAAGCATCAGATTCATTTGGTAGTACAGGAACTCAAAAACTATTTAAGGTTGAATTACCAATGGCGAGATCGACGATTATGGCTGGGATTAACCAGACTGTAATGTTAGCACTATCCATGGTTGTAATTGCATCGATGATTGGTGCACCTGGATTAGGAAGTCAGGTACTTTCTTCTCTACAACGTGCTTCTGTAGGACCTGGTTTCGTAGCAGGTATTGGAATTGTTATCTTAGCGATTATTATTGATCGTATTACGCAAAATATGAACAAAGAAAAAGAATAA
- a CDS encoding quaternary amine ABC transporter ATP-binding protein yields MPVVETKDLSKIFGKNIKQSIKMLDQGLTKEEILKKTGNTVGVNRASFSVEEGEIFVIMGLSGSGKSTLVRLLNRLIEPSEGSILIEGQDLAKMDKKELRQVRREKLGMVFQQFALFPHRTILQNAEFGLEVQKIDKHERHKRAEEALKLVGLGDYIHQKPGQLSGGMQQRVGLARALANDPKVLLMDEAFSALDPLIRKEMQDELIDLQSSMKKTIIFITHDLDEALRLGDRIALMKDGAIVQIGSPEEILMNPANDYVEKFVEDVDRSKILTAHHIMKRPETINIDKHGPRAALERMRKEGISSILVVDGKRRLKGYVTADDASAARKQESNSIEDILKTDILKVSPDTAMQEIFSMIYDSPVPLAVVDKDDRLEGIIVRGAVLAALAGDGEVNTDE; encoded by the coding sequence ATGCCAGTAGTTGAAACAAAAGATTTATCTAAAATCTTTGGAAAAAATATAAAGCAGTCTATAAAAATGCTTGATCAAGGACTAACAAAAGAAGAAATCCTTAAAAAAACTGGCAATACGGTTGGGGTGAACCGTGCTAGCTTCTCTGTAGAAGAAGGAGAAATATTTGTTATTATGGGGCTTTCAGGTAGTGGTAAGTCTACATTAGTTCGCTTATTAAATCGTTTAATAGAGCCAAGTGAGGGTTCTATCCTTATCGAAGGACAAGACTTAGCGAAAATGGATAAGAAAGAACTTCGTCAAGTTCGTCGAGAAAAATTAGGAATGGTTTTCCAGCAATTTGCATTGTTCCCTCATCGAACAATTTTGCAAAATGCAGAATTTGGATTAGAAGTTCAAAAAATAGATAAACATGAACGCCATAAACGTGCGGAAGAAGCATTGAAATTAGTAGGATTGGGTGATTATATTCATCAAAAACCAGGTCAATTATCTGGTGGTATGCAACAACGTGTTGGGTTGGCGCGTGCACTTGCTAATGATCCGAAAGTACTTCTTATGGACGAGGCATTTTCTGCCCTAGATCCATTAATTCGTAAAGAAATGCAGGATGAATTAATTGATTTACAATCTTCCATGAAGAAGACCATTATCTTCATTACACATGATTTGGATGAAGCACTACGCTTAGGAGATCGAATTGCATTAATGAAAGATGGTGCAATTGTTCAGATTGGTTCTCCAGAAGAAATCTTAATGAATCCAGCGAATGACTATGTTGAAAAATTCGTAGAAGATGTAGATCGCTCTAAAATCCTAACTGCACATCATATTATGAAGCGTCCAGAAACAATAAATATAGATAAACATGGTCCGCGTGCCGCTCTTGAAAGAATGCGAAAAGAAGGTATTTCGAGCATTCTTGTCGTAGATGGAAAACGCCGTCTAAAAGGGTATGTAACTGCGGATGATGCATCAGCAGCAAGAAAACAAGAAAGCAATAGTATCGAAGACATTTTGAAAACGGATATCCTAAAAGTAAGTCCGGATACTGCTATGCAGGAAATCTTCTCAATGATTTATGATTCACCTGTTCCGTTAGCAGTGGTAGATAAAGATGATCGTTTAGAAGGTATTATCGTTCGTGGAGCTGTGCTTGCCGCTCTTGCTGGAGATGGAGAGGTGAATACAGATGAGTAA
- a CDS encoding DUF2812 domain-containing protein: MINRWKEILKRIKFIISNPFIFAENRSVDKLESLAKEGWQVKKIMLGGLVYILEEVEPTTIRYHFDSHPNPTNDYYHAFEIAGWKLADTTNSLHLFYAPAGVARLERNPEKLQSRFHKESSYLGKYSIGIFIALFFVFLGSVYIEWNIVRNMLIGVLSILFIGFAVTFTPYAIYKWRMQKLRNTDTN, encoded by the coding sequence ATGATAAACAGATGGAAAGAAATATTGAAGCGTATTAAATTTATAATAAGTAACCCATTTATTTTTGCTGAGAATCGAAGTGTCGACAAACTTGAATCTTTAGCAAAAGAAGGGTGGCAAGTTAAGAAAATAATGTTGGGCGGCCTTGTATACATATTAGAAGAAGTAGAGCCTACAACAATAAGATATCATTTCGATTCTCACCCAAATCCGACGAATGACTATTATCATGCATTCGAAATAGCGGGGTGGAAATTAGCGGATACTACTAATAGTTTACACTTGTTTTATGCTCCTGCTGGTGTAGCTAGGCTAGAGAGAAATCCAGAAAAATTACAAAGTCGTTTTCATAAAGAGAGCTCCTATTTGGGCAAATATAGTATTGGTATTTTTATTGCATTATTTTTTGTTTTTCTCGGTTCGGTATATATTGAATGGAATATAGTGAGGAATATGTTAATTGGTGTACTTAGTATTTTATTTATCGGGTTTGCGGTGACTTTTACACCATATGCAATTTATAAATGGCGCATGCAAAAATTACGGAATACCGATACAAATTAA
- a CDS encoding MarR family winged helix-turn-helix transcriptional regulator, which translates to MANDILKLDNQICFPLYAATREMTKRYRPLLEELNVTYPQYIVLLVLWETDRISVKALGERLLLDSGTLTPMLKRMEEHGFIQRMRSKEDERIVEVVLTEQGKQAEKQAEKIPIKFIEQTNLNEAEAVQLKKILFKMLGNEPRA; encoded by the coding sequence ATGGCAAATGATATATTAAAACTAGATAATCAAATATGCTTTCCGTTATATGCAGCGACTCGAGAAATGACAAAGCGATACCGTCCATTGTTAGAAGAGTTAAACGTTACTTATCCGCAATATATCGTCTTACTTGTTCTATGGGAAACAGATCGAATCTCTGTAAAAGCATTAGGTGAAAGACTTTTGTTGGACTCAGGTACATTGACACCAATGCTGAAACGGATGGAAGAACATGGCTTTATACAGCGTATGCGGTCAAAAGAAGATGAACGTATTGTTGAGGTCGTCTTAACAGAGCAAGGAAAACAAGCAGAAAAACAAGCGGAAAAAATTCCAATTAAGTTTATTGAACAGACGAATTTAAATGAAGCAGAGGCAGTGCAACTCAAAAAAATATTATTTAAAATGCTAGGTAATGAGCCACGAGCGTAA
- a CDS encoding organic hydroperoxide resistance protein codes for MGSALYTASSTASGGRQGTVKSSDGTLDLALSLPKGLGGNEKEGTTNPEQLFSAGYAACFDSALQMVAGQAKKKITSEVTAEVSIEKQTGGFGLSVNLIAEIEGVTQEEAEDLMDKAHKACPYSRAIEGNVEVNKNAIGK; via the coding sequence ATGGGATCAGCATTATACACGGCGTCTTCTACTGCTTCTGGCGGTCGCCAAGGAACAGTGAAGTCATCTGACGGTACATTAGATTTAGCGTTATCTTTACCAAAAGGGTTGGGTGGAAACGAAAAAGAAGGTACTACTAACCCAGAGCAACTCTTCTCCGCAGGCTACGCTGCCTGTTTTGACAGTGCACTGCAAATGGTTGCTGGGCAAGCAAAGAAAAAAATTACTTCTGAGGTAACCGCAGAGGTAAGCATTGAAAAGCAAACTGGCGGCTTTGGTCTGAGCGTGAACTTAATCGCAGAAATAGAAGGTGTAACACAAGAGGAAGCGGAAGATTTAATGGATAAAGCCCATAAAGCTTGCCCTTACTCCCGTGCCATTGAGGGAAATGTAGAAGTTAATAAAAATGCAATTGGAAAATAA